A region of Streptomyces deccanensis DNA encodes the following proteins:
- the kdpB gene encoding potassium-transporting ATPase subunit KdpB: MSTATPARAPHSDVPTGHKSPEGRVGAGLFDPRQLVRSLPDAFRKLDPRVMVKSPVMFVVWIGSALTTVFSFTDPADWFGWTISAWLWLTVVFANLAEAVAEGRGKAQADTLRRARTDTVARRVVGDGEERVPGTALRVGDLVVCEAGDVVPGDGDVVDGVASVDESAITGESAPVIRESGGDRSAVTGGTKVLSDRIVVRITTKPGETFIDRMIGLVEGAARQKTPNEVALNILLASLTIVFLLAVATLPPFADYAGTHLTMVVLVALLVCLIPTTIGALLSAIGIAGMDRLVQRNVLAMSGRAVEAAGDVSTLLLDKTGTITLGNRRAAAFVPVAGATEAELADAAQLSSLADETPEGRSVVVLAKERYGLRERHRGELTGAVWIAFTAQTRMSGVDVDGRMVRKGAAGSVVRWVEERGGTVAEDAATAADRISRAGGTPLLVAVEDADGARVLGVVHLKDVVKDGMRERFDELRRMGIRTIMITGDNPLTAKAIAEEAGVDDFLAEATPEDKMALIKREQAGGKLVAMTGDGTNDAPALAQADVGVAMNTGTSAAKEAGNMVDLDSDPTKLIEIVEIGKQLLITRGALTTFSIANDVAKYFAIIPALFAAVYPGLDKLNIMGLSSPDSAILSAVVFNALVIVALVPLSLKGVRYRPMSADRMLRRNLTVYGLGGLIAPFLGIKLIDLLISLVPGL; encoded by the coding sequence ATGTCCACAGCCACTCCGGCCCGGGCGCCGCACAGCGACGTCCCCACCGGGCACAAGTCCCCCGAGGGCCGGGTCGGCGCGGGCCTCTTCGACCCCCGGCAGCTGGTGAGGTCCCTGCCGGACGCGTTCCGCAAGCTCGACCCCCGGGTGATGGTCAAGTCGCCGGTGATGTTCGTGGTGTGGATCGGCTCGGCGCTGACGACGGTCTTCTCCTTCACGGACCCGGCCGACTGGTTCGGCTGGACCATCAGCGCCTGGCTGTGGCTGACCGTCGTCTTCGCCAACCTCGCGGAAGCCGTCGCCGAGGGCCGGGGCAAGGCACAGGCCGACACCCTGCGCAGGGCCAGGACCGACACCGTGGCGCGGCGGGTCGTCGGGGACGGCGAGGAGCGGGTCCCCGGCACCGCACTGCGCGTCGGCGACCTGGTGGTCTGCGAGGCCGGTGACGTCGTCCCCGGCGACGGTGACGTCGTCGACGGCGTGGCCTCGGTGGACGAGTCGGCGATCACGGGGGAGTCGGCCCCGGTGATCCGTGAGTCGGGCGGCGACCGGTCCGCCGTCACCGGCGGCACGAAGGTCCTCTCCGACCGGATCGTCGTCCGGATCACGACGAAGCCGGGCGAGACCTTCATCGACCGGATGATCGGCCTGGTCGAGGGCGCGGCCCGGCAGAAGACGCCCAACGAGGTCGCCCTGAACATCCTGCTGGCGTCCCTGACGATCGTGTTCCTGCTGGCGGTGGCGACCCTGCCCCCGTTCGCGGACTACGCCGGCACGCACCTGACCATGGTCGTCCTGGTGGCGTTGCTGGTCTGCCTCATCCCGACGACCATCGGCGCCCTGCTCTCCGCCATCGGCATCGCGGGCATGGACCGCCTGGTCCAGCGCAACGTCCTCGCCATGTCCGGCCGCGCGGTCGAGGCCGCCGGGGACGTCTCCACCCTGCTGCTCGACAAGACCGGCACCATCACGCTCGGCAACCGCAGGGCGGCCGCGTTCGTGCCGGTGGCCGGGGCGACGGAGGCCGAACTCGCCGACGCCGCCCAGCTCTCCTCACTGGCCGACGAGACCCCCGAGGGCCGTTCCGTCGTCGTCCTGGCGAAGGAGAGGTACGGGCTGCGCGAGCGCCACCGGGGCGAACTCACGGGAGCCGTGTGGATCGCCTTCACCGCCCAGACCCGGATGTCGGGTGTCGACGTCGACGGGCGCATGGTCCGCAAGGGGGCGGCCGGTTCGGTCGTCCGCTGGGTCGAGGAGCGTGGCGGCACGGTCGCCGAGGACGCGGCGACGGCCGCCGACCGGATATCCCGGGCGGGCGGTACGCCGCTGCTGGTCGCGGTCGAGGACGCCGACGGGGCACGGGTGCTGGGCGTCGTCCACCTGAAGGACGTCGTCAAGGACGGCATGCGGGAGCGGTTCGACGAGCTGCGCCGCATGGGCATCAGGACCATCATGATCACGGGTGACAACCCGCTGACCGCGAAGGCGATCGCCGAGGAGGCGGGCGTCGACGACTTCCTCGCCGAGGCCACCCCCGAGGACAAGATGGCCCTCATCAAACGCGAGCAGGCGGGCGGCAAGCTGGTCGCGATGACCGGCGACGGGACGAACGACGCGCCGGCCCTCGCCCAGGCGGACGTCGGCGTGGCCATGAACACCGGCACGTCGGCCGCCAAGGAGGCCGGCAACATGGTCGACCTCGACTCCGACCCGACCAAGCTGATCGAGATCGTCGAGATCGGCAAGCAACTCCTCATCACCCGGGGCGCGCTCACGACGTTCTCCATCGCCAACGACGTCGCCAAGTACTTCGCGATCATCCCCGCGCTGTTCGCGGCCGTCTACCCGGGCCTGGACAAGCTCAACATCATGGGCCTGTCCTCACCGGACTCCGCGATCCTCTCCGCCGTCGTCTTCAACGCGCTCGTCATCGTCGCCCTGGTGCCGCTCTCCCTGAAGGGCGTGCGGTACCGGCCGATGAGCGCCGACCGGATGCTCCGCCGCAACCTCACCGTCTACGGCCTCGGCGGACTGATCGCGCCCTTCCTCGGCATCAAGCTCATCGACCTGCTCATCTCCCTCGTCCCCGGGCTGTAG
- a CDS encoding potassium-transporting ATPase subunit C, with protein MNTSVSNTARLLWAGLRALLVLTLVTGVLYPLAVTGVGQALFPDRANGSEIEADGKVVGSSLIGQAYDLPPRKGQETPEPDLRWFQGRPQHGLGTNTVNTRYKLILSGATNRAADNKDLVDWVTAAKAAVVEDNSVPGYTVEPSEVPADAVTSSGSGLDPDISPAYADLQVHRVARRNGLPVDRVQKLVDDHTEGRTLGFIGEPRVNVLELNIALKALESGD; from the coding sequence ATGAACACCTCCGTATCGAACACGGCCCGGTTGCTGTGGGCCGGGCTGCGCGCCCTGCTGGTGCTGACCCTGGTCACGGGCGTCCTCTACCCGCTGGCCGTCACCGGTGTCGGGCAGGCCCTCTTCCCCGACCGGGCGAACGGCTCGGAGATCGAGGCGGACGGGAAGGTCGTCGGCTCCTCGCTCATCGGCCAGGCGTACGACCTGCCGCCGAGGAAGGGCCAGGAGACCCCGGAGCCCGACCTGAGGTGGTTCCAGGGCCGCCCGCAGCACGGGCTCGGCACCAACACCGTCAACACCCGGTACAAGCTGATCCTCTCCGGCGCCACCAACCGGGCCGCCGACAACAAGGACCTCGTCGACTGGGTGACCGCCGCCAAGGCCGCCGTGGTCGAGGACAACTCGGTGCCCGGCTACACGGTCGAGCCGTCCGAGGTGCCCGCCGACGCGGTGACCTCCTCCGGCTCCGGCCTGGACCCGGACATCTCCCCGGCCTACGCCGACCTCCAGGTCCACCGGGTCGCCCGGAGGAACGGCCTGCCCGTCGACCGGGTCCAGAAACTCGTCGACGACCACACGGAGGGCCGCACCCTTGGCTTCATCGGCGAGCCCCGCGTCAATGTCCTCGAACTCAACATCGCGCTCAAGGCACTTGAGTCCGGAGACTGA